The Vitis vinifera cultivar Pinot Noir 40024 chromosome 18, ASM3070453v1 region AGCACCGCAGTATCATCACTAGATTCTTCTTCTCAATGGTTGCTCCTTTTAGAGACAAGTGCTTAATCTTTGGCAGATGCGTGACAATGGCGGACGCTTCATTGGCCCCCACGTAGGACTTTGGAAGCATTAGCTGAAAGAAATTCTTGCAATGAAGACTGATTTGAATGAGGATCTCTGGTACATAATGGGGGGCCCACATcagtctcaatacttcaagatttTTCCAGTTTCTGATCAGCTTGGGAATGACACTTGCATTTTTGAGAGATAGACAACCATGGAGACCGAAAACCTTTAAAGCAGGACACCTGAAAAAACACAAAGAAAGAGAAACTCTACTGTTTTAAAAAACGGGAAACtgcaaaaacatatttgataatttttttttaataggataTAGTTTTTTGAGAACTTGTAATGTTCTGAAAATGTATCTTATTTGTTTCTTAAAGgatatttaaagaaataattgtatGAAAATAAAGCATCATGAAAAAAAGTTgcttttaagaaatatttagaaACAGAGAAAATAAGTTGAAAACATTCCAAATTCCCAAATCGACttttcttttagaaaacattAAAGAACTGTTTCTTGAAACAACTCCCCAAAACTATTTTTggagaattgtttttgaaaatgttcccaaataggtcttattattttcctttgatagaaaattttagGTAACTTACTGCTTAGCAGCATACTCCAACCCTTCTTCACTGCAGCGGTAGGGCAGCATAAGAGTAGTAGCACATCCACTGCTGCGATTGACGATGAACTTTATGAATGAAGTGATAGGAATTTCATTTTGATATTCCTTCATTATCCTGTCTGCAAATGCCTTGAAGTTTTATGGAAAAATAAGGTGTTGCCAGCACATAGGATGGAGGGTTGCTTTATACCGTAACTTGCATACCAAGGGTACATCCAACAACAGTGTCTCCATTCCCACTTTCTGAAATACATTCACCAAACAGTTGATGTTTAACTCCTCCCACTTTCTTCGATCCCCAATCTGAGAAGATGAAACATCTAGAGTTATTTCTTCTTCATGgattaaaattcaatataagATGTAtcctataaaattatatttatagatTCATGGCATTATAAGAAAGTTACGTGTTTGGGACTCCACACACTTACGAAGTTGATATGATCAGGATGGACTAAGCCTTGGACAGTTTTCCACCAAGATTCTTCGGCTAGAATTTGAAGAAAgcaaaataaggaaataaaaacaacCTTAGTGAGTTTGGAAGTGTTTCTATTTGGAGTAGTTTTAGTTAGAAGTGTTTTctataaaagagtttttgaaacAATCACCCATCAAGTATTGTTTACGCGGAAAGCACTACAAgtgcttttcaattttttttttaaaaatgttttctaaattttttctaaaggctggtttttcttttccaaaatcgcttttttttagtaaaagtaCTATTTTCTAAGGCCAATGACAAATAGAGAGAGTATTTGATAGtatttaaaactcttttatcataaaaattgcTTTTAGAGAAAACTAAGATGTTTAGTAAAATTCAGAAAACATTTctaaaatgttgaaaaatcacttatagtacttcttgaaaaaacatttgataaatgatgctcttaaaaatatttttgaagaacatattttaattaaaaacatttcaaatggaAACAACTTCCTAACACACCCTTAACTTCCATATGGtggtaattttagaaaacgtttctaatatttttaacacttcatattttttatctttcaaatattagaaaaactagAAACGTTTTTTGGAATTACTGAAAAATACACTTTTAATGTTATAGAATTCATTTGCTTTTGCGTGTTTTCACTAAAGGAAAAATTGCATGCATAAAAGAACTAATAACGTAAATATATATACCAGTACTTTGTTGTCGTCAATTTTGGGAGAATCATTTGAGAGCTTGGATGAAGTCTCCCCATTATTTTTACCATCATCACCCACCTCCACTGCATTAGTCTCTTTTGTTAGCAAAGCAGTTGCTTCAAGTACCCGTAAGGGTGCTGGTTCTTCCTCCAAATATATTTCTACACAGTACACTCCAGATCTGCTGGGCACTTCCAACAAAAGTTCCACCCCCTCATCATTCTTTATAGGGATCGGTTTATACTCCTGTGAAGAAATAGGATATCTGCATATGATGTTCAACTCAAAATTCTGTCTGTCGATGGCGGTGGTTGCATAGATTTTGTCCAACAATCCAGCATAGGTAGTTCCATGGAACACCTTAATAGGCATGACATTCACCTTGGCACCTTCGTAAACAACATCATTCGATTCCTTTTTCACTCTCCCGTTCCAATAGCAATTCACTGCAACACCCGTCACAGCCATAATCTATTCCATTCAGAGCCACAATATTAGAGAAAAGATTATGCATATAGAATTTAGATAACAAATGGCTAGAAAAAGTAATCGAAATGACTGAAATTTTGTCTAAATTTCAGTGATTTTCAGCAAGAATTTAAAGCAATTGGTCATCAAACATACTGACCAAACTGTAAGTATTTTCAACAAATCATTCACACAGACCACAACTGCAATCCAACCCAAATATAAATGGGTTCTCAAACCCATTTCTGTGTAGCATTTTCTAACTGTTTTACATCAATTTTCATTACTCCATTAAtataagatattatattttctgAGGTTGCTCGCTTCGAAAAATGACCGGATTGGTGGATTGATGCTTGAACCTCATCCGTGAACTAAAATTCAATATCCCAAAGAGAAAAACCGACTACTAGCCAAGTCATACATATTGAGTACATGCAGCAAAATCTTCACaaatgaagagaaagaagaaatgtAAAACAATGGACTTACCTGAAGGTGATGAGAAATTGAAGCAACAAAAGCAGTGGGGAGAACtcagaggagagagagagagagagagagtaaagTTAATCAAATCAGTGAGAATTTTCTTTTGCAATTTGAAAGCACATGTTCTTTATTCTAAGGAGCTCCTGCTGATCGAAGCTTCCTTGTGGGATTGGCCGAagaataaagaaggaaaagcaaaaggaaaaagaaaatagaagaataaaaaaaagggaaaaacctTGTAAGCTAATCAtcaattcttttaatttgaaatcTTAAAGAATATGAGATCGCCAAGATCATTCTTTGCATGCCCCTACTCATACATATCTGAGATATATAATGGTCAATCCTTGACTTGAAATCCTAATAAGACATGGGGTGACCAGTCCTTTGTCTAACACTAGAAAGATATGTATGAGATACAACATGGTTAACTCTTGAGTTAAATACATAAGATAATTAatccttaaaattttaaaattaaattcatatagTTTACTGATTTAAAGTTCGAGAATACTGGTAATTAATAGACTACAGAGTTTTAGttccaattatttatttttaaatttatcaaatcTCACCGGAGAAGAGACTACACATTAGGTAGGGCATGCTAagaattaattcttttaataagcATTATTATCCAATTCCCTTTAATTGTATGACATGTTTCTGATTCAATCCTAGAGAATGAAATAAAAGTcatcattcttttttcttaaattctaGGTGTTTACTTTATACAAGAAATCAACTTGAGTGTGTATCCTACATAATTTAGAGAAACTTATTCcttcaaaatgaagaatgaTGAGTCTCCCTTGTCATACccttaaaaaacataaaataccTATAAATAGAAGAGCTCTTGGTACCTCTCTTCATTGACAATATTGAAACCACTTTCCATATGCATCACTAAGAAGCATATAAAAGAGAGAGTAGGAGAGTGAAAACAAGAGTGGAGTTCAAGAGGGTTGCTTGAACTTCAAACCATATTGAAGTTAGGATTATGAATCAAGATATACTTTCTGATTAAAGTAATGAAGTATTCATGGCCAATTTCTAGGAGCAAAGCAGGAAAAATAATGTTGATACAAATTGGAAACCATACTAAAGTCAAACTTGGTTGAACATAGGGCAATATGTCAAGGACTCTATATTGCCAAAATTACTCCATATAGAGAGTATGATACCATATCGAGAAACTAATAGAGAATATGCCAAGAATATGattgtataaaaaattatacaatcaATTAATGGGATACAAGTCCTcattctaaaatatatatatatatatatattatagtatcaaagcaaaaaacaaaatggCCTCCATGGCAAATCAAGAATCAATGCATTAGTGTTCAAGTCTTGTTTCTATCAAATTCAACACATAAAATTTTGTCTTGTGGTGCTTGCAAGTTCTAGCTCTCTCTTGTTCTAAGTCTCAAATTCATGAATCATCTTTTTGAAAACAGTAAACCGTGTGAAAAGATAACAAGTTCTAAGGAGATTGCCAAATTTGTAATAAGGTTAATCACACTCTACTTTGGATTGTTAGAACAAATTTGACTATTCCTACCAATTGGAAGAAATCCCTTAAGCTTTGGCTACTACGATAGTACTAAATGAAGAGGAAGGTTGTCCTACCTTATATTTTGATTCAAGAGCTACTACTCGTATTATAAATAATCCTCGTAAGATGTCAAAAATTGTTCGTATAAAGGAAATGATGTAATTGTTGGAAAGGAAGAAGCTTTATTGATTTCATATGTTGGTAACACTAAGTTAAAAATTAGACATGGAAACTTAGACTTTACGAATGTTTTAATTGTTCTagatataagaaaaaattgtcATTTATTGGACAACTTGTGATAATTCATTTCTATATAGTTCTTGTCTAGTGGCTTTGTTATAAAGGCAAATAATAACAAATTCTAGCCAAGGTAATTAAGAAAGATGGTCTTTATGCATTAGAAGATGATGCTTTTCAAGCCCTAAAAATCACTCATTCTAGCAAGGCTTCATCAAAAGTTTGGCATCAATGCATGAGACATCCACGGTTAAAATCTTTGAATTTCTATAGAAAAAAACTTTATTGAAGTGTCTCGTTTGACTAATGAAGTCTCCTATTTTCTTTAGTTGCCCATTTATGTTGTGTCTATCAATGATTAAACTCGCTAATcatgacttaaaaaaatttcacaatgGAGGAGGTGCATTTCAACTTGCTAATTTTCAATGTTGCTCGAGTAAATATGGAATTTCACAATGATTCTCTTATCTTAGAATTTCAACTTTCAAGTGTTGGGCTACTAGTGTTTTCAATACTTgagaaaatatgggaaaaagAAATTCTCAAGAAAGATATATCCACATGTTTTCATTGAGTATATCTCACTGCTTGAGGAGCACAGATGACGAGCTCTTATCAACTTGAGGTATCCCTCAACAAATAGTGTATATATCTtgccatgttatttttttatgagaattgCTTTCCATATACTAATTCttctataagaaaaaaagaagaagctcAATGCTCAATGCCTATAAGTTCCACCAAAGAATGCTTAATGAATGATTAATCTTTCACATCAAAATACCAAGTAAAAATAGTGGAAGAAAATTACCAATAGAACCCAAAAGTCAAATTTAATTGTACTAATTTGGTGGTTAAAAGCATTATTTATAAACAAACATTACACGAGTACAAAAAATATTAGCATATTTTGTAGTTTAGAACAAAACTGTTAATTCTATAGAGTTATTCATGGTTCACCTTACATAACATAAAGAGGTCTACAAGGGAATCTCATAGCAGTTCTAGCTTAATTAATAAGCCGAGCTACCTAAACTTTTAATCACAAACTCTCAAtcataaatcatcaaaatcataACTTAAATCACAAACGCAATCATCTTCATCAATTTTATCAGAGAATAGCTCTTGATCACAAGTGCAAAACTGAGTTCTATCTCAAGTATTATGATCGACCCTTCACACATGAATACAAGAATATGTGAAGCAAGATCCAATATCTCGACATCATCATCACGAAAACCCTAGCAATCCCTAACATCTAAATGCACAAGCTATTTGCAGCCCTACAATATCATCACTAAAGTTTACCTCTCATCATAGGATGCTCCCTATAGAGCCAAATACCTAAGGTTTGGTAGGTGATGATTGTTGATGTTCCATGAAAGGATGAAACATATGGatgttataatatattttattgtgGATATAATTGCATAGGGTGCTATTGcattggaaaaaagaaaaaaaacctaaagatattcttataattttcttcatggtataaggaaatctaataatataaaacatatcaacttaggaaatattccatataatttttttacaaaaaaagaatttataccAATTTGGAATTTAAGATACTTTCCATCAAAGGAACTATGggaaaaacaaattctcaaGAAAGATATATCCATGTATTCTCATTCAATATAACTTACTACATAAGAGGCACAAATGTTTACATCCCTCTTTAAATTGTGTAATATCTCatcatgttaatttttttatgagaattaCTTTCCATATGCTAATTCTTCTtcttcgaaaaaaaaaaaaggctcaatGCTCAATGCCCATAAGCTCCACCAAAGAATGCTTAATTCATGATTGATCTTTTACATTAAGATATCAAGTAAACAAAGTGGAAGACAATTACCAATAGAAGccaaaagtcaaatataattatatgtttAGTTGAAAGCAATATTTATAAAGACATTACACAAAAGTCAAACAATATTAGCATATTTTGCAGTCTAGGTAGAGCAGCATTAACTCTTCAGAGTCACTAATAATTTGTCTTACATTACATAAAGAGGCACACGAGGGAGTTTTTCATAGCGCTCTAGCTTATTAACGAGCCCACCTGAACCTCAAATGAAATCACAAACcgtcaaacaaatcatcataATCGAATAAATCATAAACACAGTCATCGTGATTAATTTGATCGTAGAATAGCTCATGGTCAAGCCTGCGCTCACGCTCAAAAATGGTTCCTATCTAATGCGCGACCCTTCACACATGAATACAGGAATATGTGAAGCAAGCTCCAATATCTCCGCATCATCATCACAAAAACCAAAGCACTTCCTGACGTCTAAATAAACAAGCTTTTTGCAGCCCTGCAATATTATCACTAGAGCTTCCCTCTCAAAAAATGTGTAAGGTATATCCAAGTACTCGAGTCTTGGCAGTGAGGCCACGATGGCTGATGCTACATATTTCCTAATGCCGGCACGTCGAGCTGATAGCCAAATGAAGTTGTTGCAGTGAAGACCGATCTGTGGTAGGACAGATTTCATGTAAAATAGCCCTACATGAAAAACCGCATCCAAACCCTTTAATCTGGGACACCTACAAATCACAATTCACTTCATATGAAGCCACttcttgaattttggaaaattttaagatCCACAAGTACTGCTCTGTAGAACtataacttaaagtcaaaatGATGATGTTGTTCAATATAATAATGTAAAAGCCAAGATGCCTTACTCGTTTGCAATATACTCCAGTGCCTCCTCGGTGCAGTGTCTGGGGAGTTTGATGATTGTGGCACATCCACAGCTACGGTTAACTATGAACCTCATGAATGCAGTGACAGACAAGTTTTCTTGATATGTAGTCACTAACCTCTCTGAAAAGCCCCTGTCGGGGCTGTATTTTCCCCATATATCGTCAGGTTTGATGTATTCAGGAAAAATAAGATGCTCCCAGCACTGAGGTTCGCGGCTCGCTTTATACCAAGGCTTGCATACAAAGGGAACATCCAACAACAACGACTCCATTCCCACTCTTCCAAACACATTCACTAAAATATCCATGTTTAACTCCTCCCATTTTCTCTCCTCCATCTAAGAGAGCAGATTAAAAATCACATCCCAAATTTTCCGTCTTTTTAATGCTATTTCATACTGGtttttgttggaatattttcaagaaaaagttGCAAGCATATAGGTTAAATGCGAGTCTATGTTAAAATAACAGCACCATGAAACCACatatatcttaagatattgCAATTTTCAGGTAAACAAAACCGAGAACAGAGAATATAAGCTATACTATACATAGAACTAATGCATCATAAGATGTGTTCAGTATTTAAATGCCCAAGTCGGAATGAAtatgtcacgacccaaattccgggCGGCCTAAAATTTGACccgtgaccccaggtcaaaggtttgaccctaagggttcctcctattCCATGTTGGTagtcaaccaaaacactctagattttttttttttttttatacatcccACTAGAATTCTCATAAACTATAATATCCCAAAACTACTCAAAAcaacaagattaaataaatattcattatagtccaaaatcaaagttcacaattaacaacttaatcaaataaaGCTTCATAACAAATCCATGAGtcataattactaaaataaatcccaaaatccaaaaagaaatacaataacaaaaaaatgccacgctccactaggccgctccaggagcatcctgaagtcctccctaccccacctgtggatcctcaagagagatatctgcatctaaaaaggtgtaacaaggaaggggtgagcatttccacattgctcagtagggtgcctaacacccaagggTTAAGGGGATTACTAAATTTCAAAGAATACGAAAAAGACACTTCACACAAAAAGAACAATTCAACAGTATCAATCAATTACatagtttaatatataatattatatacaatttcacaatattcaacaattacatGAATGCACATGAATGTGTGACACAcaat contains the following coding sequences:
- the LOC104877453 gene encoding putative F-box/LRR-repeat protein 19; its protein translation is MKEYQNEIPITSFIKFIVNRSSGCATTLMLPYRCSEEGLEYAAKQCPALKVFGLHGCLSLKNASVIPKLIRNWKNLEVLRLMWAPHYVPEILIQISLHCKNFFQLMLPKSYVGANEASAIVTHLPKIKHLSLKGATIEKKNLVMILRCCRELVRLDVRDCFLFEESDAEILELASHIPSFRCEGSTHINNYEVRELHIALRRMGRNNFSFGEWDNPFDWNFVS
- the LOC104877454 gene encoding putative F-box/LRR-repeat protein 19 isoform X2; amino-acid sequence: MEERKWEELNMDILVNVFGRVGMESLLLDVPFVCKPWYKASREPQCWEHLIFPEYIKPDDIWGKYSPDRGFSERLVTTYQENLSVTAFMRFIVNRSCGCATIIKLPRHCTEEALEYIANECPRLKGLDAVFHVGLFYMKSVLPQIGLHCNNFIWLSARRAGIRKYVASAIVASLPRLEYLDIPYTFFEREALVIILQGCKKLVYLDVRKCFGFCDDDAEILELASHIPVFMCEGSRIR
- the LOC104877454 gene encoding F-box protein SKIP1 isoform X1, with the protein product MADFVFNGQIFRSEMEERKWEELNMDILVNVFGRVGMESLLLDVPFVCKPWYKASREPQCWEHLIFPEYIKPDDIWGKYSPDRGFSERLVTTYQENLSVTAFMRFIVNRSCGCATIIKLPRHCTEEALEYIANECPRLKGLDAVFHVGLFYMKSVLPQIGLHCNNFIWLSARRAGIRKYVASAIVASLPRLEYLDIPYTFFEREALVIILQGCKKLVYLDVRKCFGFCDDDAEILELASHIPVFMCEGSRIR